The Flavobacteriales bacterium genomic sequence ATTGATGGCTGAAAGAAATGCCGCCAGCGTTTTACCCGACCCGGTGGGAGCTGCGATCAGTGTATGATGTCCTTCCCGAATGGATGGCCAGGCCTGTGCCTGTACATCCGTCGGGTGGCCCAGGGTTCGGGTGAACCACTCGGTTACGACGGGGTGAAATGAGAGTGACTGCATCTAGCCTTAAAGGTAGCGAATTTTGAAAAGCGACAGGAGCCCATAATTTTGCAAGTATGATTACACATCAACAACCTGTGGCCATGATGGTGGCCGGACTGCCCGGCAGCGGAAAGTCGGCACTCGCGCGTCTTCTGGCCCTTTACTGTCAGGCTGAACATCTCAATACCGACCTGGTTAGGAATGAAGCCGGCATGCGGGGAAAGTATGATGCGGTCAGTGTGAAGCAGGTGTATGAACGCATGTTTGAAAGGGCGAAGGAGGTGTTGAATGCGGGCCGTCATGTGATCGTGGATGCCACCTTTGCAGATGAGGAACGCCGCGCCGATTTTGAACGGGTTGTGTCCGGTGCGCAGGTGTTTCGAATTTTGGTGGTGTGTGATGAGCAAGCAGCATTGGAAAGGGTACGTCAATCCCGACCCGACAGTGAAGCGGGGGAGGAAGTGTATCTGCAAATGAAAAAAACATACGCGCCCTTTCGGCAGGATGTGATGCAGGTGGATTCCACGGATGTTCCCGCTCAAGACCAGGTAGATGTTGTGCTTGCAAAACTATTGGAGAGCGGGTTTCCTGCGTCGGATGTGCGCACATCGGCCGATGTGATGGAGAAGGATCTTCACGGTGTGACGAATCGTTATGACACCCATATATCCACGGTGCTTATTGCGCCGCCGTTTGCTTACAAACTCAAGAAGCATGAGCGGTTTAATTTCCTGGATTTTTCACGACTGGCCGATCGCCGTCATTTCTGTGAAGAAGAAGTGCGATTGAACAGCCGCCTGGCACCGGACATGTACCTTGGCGTTGTGCCGGTGGAGAAGGATGAAGTGTTGTTGGATTATGCCGTGAAGATGAAAGCGCTGGATCCGGCTCTGCAGATGCATGTGATGTTGGAAAACGGACAGGTGACAGAGGCGCATGTGGAAGCCATTGCACGAAGGGTGGGTGTATTTCATGCGGGTGCAGAAAAAATATATGTCGGACAAGATGCCGGCGCATTGCTGAAACGCTTCATGAACATCCGTGATGCGTTGGATGCTGTGAAGAAAGATCTGCCCGCCCCGATGGTGAGGCGAGCAACAAAAGCAATGGAAGGTGTGGAGGTGTATCTTGGACAGGAAAAGAAATTCATAGAAAACAGGAGGCAGGCCGGTTGGGTGAGGGATGTGCATGGCGACCTGCATGCACGCAACATCTTCCTGTATGAAGACCCGGTTGTGTTTGATTGCATCGAATTCAACCCCGACTTCCGACGCATCGACCTGTTGAATGAGGTGGCCTTCTTTTGCATGGACATGGAAGCGGCGGACAAACCCGAACTGGCTTCTGCGTTCATGAAGGCCTACCTGCCGTGTGTGCCCGGTGTGGATGAAGGGGCGGACTCATT encodes the following:
- a CDS encoding AAA family ATPase gives rise to the protein MITHQQPVAMMVAGLPGSGKSALARLLALYCQAEHLNTDLVRNEAGMRGKYDAVSVKQVYERMFERAKEVLNAGRHVIVDATFADEERRADFERVVSGAQVFRILVVCDEQAALERVRQSRPDSEAGEEVYLQMKKTYAPFRQDVMQVDSTDVPAQDQVDVVLAKLLESGFPASDVRTSADVMEKDLHGVTNRYDTHISTVLIAPPFAYKLKKHERFNFLDFSRLADRRHFCEEEVRLNSRLAPDMYLGVVPVEKDEVLLDYAVKMKALDPALQMHVMLENGQVTEAHVEAIARRVGVFHAGAEKIYVGQDAGALLKRFMNIRDALDAVKKDLPAPMVRRATKAMEGVEVYLGQEKKFIENRRQAGWVRDVHGDLHARNIFLYEDPVVFDCIEFNPDFRRIDLLNEVAFFCMDMEAADKPELASAFMKAYLPCVPGVDEGADSLFIYFKAYRANVRAKVNFLQAAQGKPGSEAALKAGVHYLGWMCTYMEQISNRSRMLS